In one window of Haloterrigena salifodinae DNA:
- a CDS encoding IucA/IucC family protein — protein MTPRQTTPETDEQGVDATRVAREATLHSFLNCYRHETGGGEFVPASDAPIDREPASGQVLRIPLANQGIECFVPVDYRSPTGRHLFDLPAYYRAGAGASEPDPNDTALEADPEPVELDYTTLATLATKELELARGADPNRDDLIERVVRSCRNVEKYVDARAGDAETLYGTDFTFREAEQSLVFGHLRHPTPKSRRGMERDAERYAPELEGSFPLHYVRADPSIVESESARDESAAAWVRETLREDPTVDEAVLNGLADDDVLLPVHPWQAERLFERPEVQELVSAGKLESLGELGREFYPTTSVRTLYAPDSPFMLKGSLAVEITNSLRTNKRPELERGVAISDLLATELGDDLRDRFPGFDVIRDPAYLTIDPDALGVEDDESGFEVVLRANPFRGEDARRATPVVALCQDAIGDETSRLGRIIASIAEREGRDTAAVSEEWFRRYLEISVRPLLWLYLERGIGLESHQQNSVLTLDEAGYPDEFRYRDNQGYYFPEGAYDRVEAVCPGVGERAGTVCPDAVADERIRYYVLLNNALGVVNAFGTAGLVDEERLLAVLREELESLRAFDRPSTAILDPLLESDTVPRKANLLTRFRGLDELEASSLDEQSVYADVRNPLVDPPEDESTDAADSPDAPEPEVGR, from the coding sequence ATGACTCCACGACAGACGACACCCGAGACCGACGAACAGGGCGTCGACGCGACGCGAGTCGCGCGCGAGGCCACGTTGCACAGCTTCCTGAACTGCTACCGCCACGAGACCGGGGGCGGCGAGTTCGTCCCGGCGTCGGACGCGCCGATCGACCGCGAACCGGCCAGCGGCCAGGTGTTGCGGATCCCGCTGGCGAACCAGGGGATCGAGTGTTTCGTCCCTGTCGATTACCGGTCGCCGACGGGCCGCCACCTGTTCGACCTGCCAGCGTACTACCGCGCCGGAGCCGGAGCGAGCGAGCCCGATCCGAACGACACCGCCCTCGAGGCAGACCCCGAACCCGTCGAACTGGACTACACCACGCTGGCGACGCTCGCGACGAAGGAACTCGAACTCGCGCGCGGTGCCGACCCGAACCGAGACGACCTCATCGAGCGGGTCGTCCGCTCCTGTCGGAACGTCGAGAAGTACGTCGACGCCCGCGCAGGCGACGCGGAGACGCTGTACGGAACTGACTTTACCTTCCGCGAAGCCGAACAGTCGCTGGTCTTCGGGCACCTCCGTCACCCGACGCCGAAGAGCCGCCGGGGGATGGAACGCGACGCCGAGCGCTACGCCCCCGAACTCGAGGGCTCGTTCCCGCTACACTACGTTCGGGCCGACCCCTCGATCGTCGAGAGCGAGTCCGCCCGCGACGAGTCCGCCGCGGCGTGGGTTCGCGAGACGCTGCGCGAGGACCCGACCGTCGACGAGGCGGTCCTCAACGGCCTCGCGGACGACGACGTGCTCCTGCCGGTCCACCCGTGGCAGGCCGAACGACTGTTCGAGCGGCCCGAGGTGCAGGAGCTGGTCTCTGCGGGCAAACTCGAGTCACTGGGTGAACTGGGCCGAGAGTTCTACCCGACGACCTCCGTGCGGACGCTGTACGCGCCCGACTCGCCGTTCATGCTCAAGGGATCGCTCGCCGTCGAGATCACCAACTCGCTGCGGACGAACAAGCGGCCGGAACTCGAGCGCGGGGTCGCGATCTCGGACCTGCTGGCGACCGAACTCGGCGACGACCTGCGCGACCGATTCCCTGGCTTCGACGTGATTCGGGACCCGGCGTATCTGACGATCGACCCGGACGCGCTGGGAGTCGAGGACGACGAATCCGGCTTCGAGGTCGTCCTCCGGGCGAATCCCTTCCGGGGCGAGGACGCCCGGCGGGCGACGCCCGTCGTCGCCCTCTGTCAGGACGCGATCGGAGACGAGACTTCCCGACTCGGTCGCATCATCGCCTCGATCGCCGAGCGCGAGGGTCGCGACACCGCCGCGGTCAGCGAGGAGTGGTTCCGCCGCTATCTCGAAATCTCGGTGCGGCCGCTGCTGTGGCTCTACCTCGAGCGGGGGATCGGACTCGAGTCCCACCAGCAAAACAGCGTCCTCACGCTGGACGAGGCGGGCTATCCCGACGAGTTCCGCTACCGGGACAATCAGGGTTACTACTTCCCGGAGGGCGCCTACGACCGAGTCGAGGCCGTCTGCCCCGGTGTCGGCGAGCGCGCCGGCACCGTCTGTCCCGACGCGGTCGCCGACGAGCGGATCCGCTACTACGTCCTGCTCAACAACGCCCTCGGCGTGGTCAACGCCTTCGGGACCGCGGGCTTGGTCGACGAAGAGCGGCTGCTCGCCGTCCTCCGCGAGGAACTCGAGTCCCTGCGGGCGTTCGACCGGCCGAGCACGGCGATCCTCGACCCGCTGCTCGAGTCCGACACGGTGCCGCGCAAGGCGAATCTGCTGACCCGATTCCGCGGACTGGACGAACTCGAGGCGTCCTCGCTCGACGAGCAGTCGGTCTACGCCGACGTACGGAACCCGCTCGTTGACCCGCCGGAAGACGAGTCCACTGACGCGGCCGACTCGCCGGACGCGCCGGAGCCGGAGGTGGGCCGATGA
- a CDS encoding pyridoxal phosphate-dependent decarboxylase family protein, which produces MTGQRSAVDRDRSPAADADPTPPPTAATAFLGGPDGNAAYADAIDRARDVLLESFATSAGPYAGTDHETLRERIADLQVVPDDGSSIEDTLETVADDVLADSVRVHDPGCVAHLHCPPTVPALAAELLLSGTNQSMDSFDQAPAASVLEERVVDACCDLFDYPTGADGVFTGGGTESNFLGLLLARDWYCERRFDRDVQTEGLGPEAASDLRLLCSDAAHFTAEQAAHHLGLGEDAVVSVPTDGDRRIDLEALDSTLERLDADGRHPFAIVATAGTTDFGSIDPLAALADRAADRDLWLHVDAAYGGACAISDRLRPKLEGINRADSIAVDFHKLFYQPISCGAFLLRDGDRYRHLERNAAYLNPERDDAAGVPNLVSKSTRTTRRFDALKPFVTFNALGRTGVADCVEYVCELADAVADEIRADPALELCCDPELSAVVFRYRPDNESGPDSSSTAAVDRVNRAIRDELLADGEAILARTEVDGTAALKLTLLNPRTTLSDLRGVLEAVVDRGEALETDREVIDSA; this is translated from the coding sequence GTGACGGGACAGCGCAGTGCGGTCGACCGGGACCGATCTCCCGCCGCGGACGCCGACCCGACGCCGCCGCCGACGGCCGCGACCGCGTTCCTCGGCGGCCCGGACGGCAACGCCGCCTACGCGGACGCGATCGACCGGGCGCGGGACGTCCTCCTCGAGTCGTTCGCGACGTCTGCGGGGCCCTACGCGGGAACCGACCACGAGACGCTCCGCGAGCGGATCGCCGACTTGCAGGTCGTCCCCGACGACGGGTCGTCGATCGAGGACACCCTCGAGACGGTCGCCGACGACGTGCTCGCGGACTCCGTTCGCGTCCACGATCCCGGCTGCGTCGCCCACCTCCACTGTCCGCCGACGGTCCCGGCGCTGGCCGCGGAGCTGTTGCTGTCGGGAACGAACCAGTCGATGGACTCGTTCGATCAGGCGCCCGCGGCCTCCGTCCTCGAGGAGCGGGTCGTCGACGCCTGCTGTGACCTGTTCGACTACCCGACCGGCGCTGACGGCGTCTTCACGGGCGGCGGCACGGAGTCGAACTTCCTCGGCCTCCTGCTCGCCCGCGACTGGTACTGCGAGCGCCGGTTCGATCGCGACGTCCAGACGGAGGGGCTCGGACCCGAAGCGGCGTCCGACCTCCGCCTCCTCTGCTCGGACGCTGCCCACTTCACCGCCGAGCAGGCCGCCCACCACCTCGGGCTGGGTGAGGACGCGGTCGTCTCCGTCCCGACCGACGGCGACCGACGGATCGACCTCGAGGCGCTGGATTCGACCCTCGAGCGCCTCGATGCCGACGGTCGCCACCCGTTCGCGATCGTCGCCACGGCCGGGACGACCGACTTCGGCAGCATCGACCCGCTCGCGGCGCTGGCGGACCGAGCCGCCGACCGCGACCTGTGGCTCCACGTCGACGCCGCCTACGGCGGGGCGTGCGCCATCAGCGACCGGCTCCGGCCGAAGCTCGAGGGGATCAATCGCGCCGACTCCATCGCCGTCGACTTCCACAAACTGTTCTACCAGCCGATCAGCTGCGGGGCCTTCCTGCTCCGCGACGGCGACCGCTATCGGCACCTCGAGCGCAACGCGGCCTACCTCAACCCCGAGCGCGACGACGCGGCCGGGGTGCCGAACCTCGTCTCGAAATCGACCCGGACGACCCGCCGGTTCGACGCGCTGAAGCCGTTCGTGACGTTCAACGCTCTCGGCCGGACGGGCGTGGCCGACTGCGTCGAGTACGTCTGCGAGCTGGCCGACGCGGTCGCCGACGAGATCCGGGCCGACCCGGCGCTGGAACTGTGCTGTGACCCCGAACTGAGCGCGGTGGTCTTCCGCTACCGGCCGGACAACGAATCCGGTCCCGATTCTTCCTCCACCGCCGCCGTCGACCGCGTGAACCGGGCGATTCGCGACGAGCTGTTAGCCGACGGCGAGGCCATCCTCGCCCGCACCGAGGTCGACGGCACCGCCGCGCTGAAGCTCACGCTCCTGAACCCGCGAACGACGCTCTCCGACCTTCGAGGCGTCCTCGAGGCGGTCGTCGACCGCGGCGAGGCGCTCGAAACCGACCGAGAGGTAATTGATTCCGCATGA
- a CDS encoding diaminobutyrate--2-oxoglutarate transaminase, which yields MIGDESDADDLLAQQARRESNARTYPRSLPLAIDRAEGAVIEDVDGNEYVDCLAGAGTLALGHNHPAVVERMERLLERDRAVHTLDLTTPVKERFVDRLLESLPDEFAANAKVQFCSPAGTDAVEAALKLAKTATGNRSMLAFQGGYHGMTNGALSLMGDTAAKEPIPGLMPDVHHLPYPHTYRCPFGLGGDECWRTSAEYVERTLSNPDSGIVDPAGMILEPVQGEGGAVPAPAEWLQEMRRITRERDIPLIVDEIQTGLGRTGELYAIEHADVVPDVMTLSKAVGGGLPLSVVVYDESLDVWEPGAHAGTFRGNQLGMAAGVATIEHVLENDLDDRAAEMGDRLRDHLEETAATFDVVGDVRGRGLMLGMELVDPDGEPDSLGHYPADGDLAAAVQSEAFDRGLIVETGGRHSSVVRFLPPLTISKSEIDEVGEIVRESVRAVVADDRSPTEVPT from the coding sequence GTGATCGGTGACGAGTCCGACGCGGACGACCTCCTCGCCCAACAAGCCCGCCGCGAGTCGAACGCGCGGACCTATCCGCGGTCGCTGCCGCTGGCCATCGACCGCGCCGAAGGCGCCGTCATCGAGGATGTCGACGGAAATGAGTACGTCGACTGCCTCGCGGGCGCCGGGACGCTCGCGCTCGGACACAACCACCCCGCGGTCGTCGAGCGGATGGAGCGCCTGCTCGAGCGCGACCGGGCGGTCCACACGCTCGATCTGACGACGCCGGTGAAAGAGCGGTTCGTCGATCGACTGCTCGAGAGCCTCCCCGACGAGTTCGCCGCGAACGCGAAGGTCCAGTTCTGTAGCCCCGCCGGCACGGACGCCGTCGAAGCCGCGCTGAAACTCGCCAAGACGGCGACGGGGAACCGGTCGATGCTGGCCTTCCAGGGCGGCTACCACGGGATGACCAACGGCGCCCTCAGCCTGATGGGTGACACGGCGGCGAAGGAGCCGATTCCGGGGCTAATGCCAGACGTCCACCACCTGCCCTACCCCCACACCTACCGCTGCCCGTTCGGGCTCGGCGGTGACGAGTGTTGGCGGACGAGCGCCGAGTACGTCGAGCGGACGCTCTCGAACCCCGACAGCGGGATCGTCGATCCCGCCGGAATGATCCTCGAGCCGGTCCAGGGCGAGGGCGGCGCAGTGCCGGCGCCCGCGGAGTGGCTTCAGGAGATGCGCCGAATCACCCGCGAACGGGACATTCCGCTGATCGTCGACGAGATCCAGACCGGACTCGGCCGCACAGGCGAACTGTACGCGATCGAGCACGCGGACGTCGTTCCCGACGTGATGACTCTCTCGAAGGCCGTCGGCGGCGGACTCCCGCTCTCGGTCGTCGTCTACGACGAGTCGCTTGACGTCTGGGAGCCCGGCGCCCACGCCGGCACGTTCCGGGGCAACCAGCTCGGGATGGCCGCCGGCGTCGCTACCATCGAACACGTCCTCGAGAACGACCTCGACGACCGCGCCGCCGAGATGGGCGACCGGCTTCGGGACCACCTCGAGGAGACAGCTGCGACCTTCGATGTCGTCGGCGACGTCCGCGGGCGCGGGCTCATGCTCGGAATGGAACTCGTCGATCCTGACGGGGAGCCCGACTCGCTCGGACACTACCCTGCCGACGGCGACCTCGCGGCGGCGGTCCAGTCGGAAGCGTTCGACCGCGGACTGATCGTCGAGACCGGCGGCCGCCACAGCAGCGTCGTCCGGTTCCTGCCGCCGCTGACGATCTCGAAATCGGAGATCGACGAGGTCGGTGAGATCGTCCGCGAGAGCGTTCGCGCGGTCGTCGCCGACGATCGGTCGCCGACGGAGGTGCCGACGTGA
- a CDS encoding HalOD1 output domain-containing protein — translation MIIHSLSTDTPPSDSITEAVVDAVIDVERCDPLTLPPLWDVIDSEALDGLFAPARRGHPRAGRVAFDYAGYEVCITVDVLGSEVPASQSEATASDDGDETISVSLESLA, via the coding sequence ATGATTATCCACTCGCTGTCGACGGATACCCCGCCATCCGACTCGATAACCGAAGCCGTCGTCGACGCGGTGATCGACGTCGAACGCTGCGATCCGCTGACGCTGCCGCCGCTGTGGGACGTGATCGACTCCGAAGCGCTGGACGGATTGTTCGCGCCGGCCAGACGTGGTCATCCTCGCGCCGGTCGCGTCGCGTTCGACTATGCAGGGTACGAGGTCTGCATTACGGTCGACGTTCTCGGGAGCGAAGTTCCCGCGAGCCAATCAGAAGCGACTGCTTCTGATGACGGCGACGAGACGATCAGCGTCTCGCTCGAGTCACTCGCGTAA
- the radA gene encoding DNA repair and recombination protein RadA: MPEADLETLPGVGPATADKLHDAGFDSFQSLAVASPSELSNTADVGESTASDIVRAARDAADIGGFETGSTVLERRNEIGKLSWHNDEVDDLLGGGIETQSITEVYGEFGAGKSQVTHQMAVNVQLPKEVGGLHGCAIFVDSEDTFRPERIDDMVRGLPDEAINATLEDREIEGSADDEAAVDELIEDVLDKIHVAKAFNSNHQMLLAEKAKELAGEHEDSEYPVRLLCVDSLTAHFRAEYVGRGELADRQQKLNKHLHDLDKVGNLYNTAVIVTNQVASNPDSFFGDPTQPIGGNILGHKSTFRIYLRKSKGDKRIVRLVDAPNLADGEAVMRVQDEGLKPE, translated from the coding sequence ATGCCTGAAGCAGACCTCGAGACGCTCCCTGGCGTCGGACCGGCAACCGCAGACAAGCTCCACGACGCTGGCTTCGATTCCTTCCAGAGCCTCGCCGTCGCCTCGCCCTCGGAACTGTCGAACACGGCGGACGTCGGCGAGTCCACCGCGTCCGACATCGTCCGCGCCGCCCGCGACGCGGCCGACATCGGCGGCTTCGAGACCGGGTCGACCGTCCTCGAGCGACGAAACGAGATCGGCAAACTGAGCTGGCACAACGACGAGGTCGACGACCTGCTCGGCGGCGGCATCGAAACGCAGTCGATCACCGAAGTCTACGGCGAGTTCGGCGCCGGTAAGTCCCAGGTCACCCACCAGATGGCGGTCAACGTCCAGCTTCCCAAGGAGGTCGGCGGCCTCCACGGCTGTGCGATCTTCGTGGACAGCGAGGACACGTTCCGCCCCGAGCGAATCGACGACATGGTCCGCGGCCTGCCCGACGAGGCCATCAACGCGACGCTCGAGGACCGCGAGATCGAGGGCTCGGCCGACGACGAGGCCGCCGTCGACGAACTCATCGAGGACGTCCTCGACAAGATCCACGTCGCGAAGGCGTTCAACTCCAACCACCAGATGCTGCTGGCCGAGAAGGCCAAGGAACTCGCGGGTGAACACGAGGACTCGGAGTACCCCGTCCGCCTGCTCTGCGTCGACTCGCTGACCGCCCACTTCCGCGCCGAGTACGTCGGCCGCGGCGAACTCGCGGACCGACAGCAGAAACTCAACAAGCACCTCCACGACCTCGACAAGGTCGGCAACCTCTACAACACCGCCGTCATCGTCACGAATCAGGTTGCCTCGAACCCCGACTCGTTCTTCGGCGACCCGACCCAGCCGATCGGCGGCAACATCCTCGGCCACAAGTCTACGTTCCGCATCTACCTCCGCAAGTCCAAGGGCGACAAGCGGATCGTCCGCCTGGTTGACGCGCCGAACCTCGCCGACGGCGAGGCCGTCATGCGCGTCCAGGACGAAGGCCTGAAGCCGGAATAA
- a CDS encoding outer membrane protein assembly factor BamB family protein, with translation MSDWNQFKGDPHRSGVRRDTAGPNRVTEVWTADLVGPPGSPVLDRDTVFVGTRRGDCYALERETGRRRWTVETAGEVETAPVVGRDGLYLAVGDGTVRALDPRTGEQRWETELAGALESPLALSDGLLYAGHAAGLSALEAETGTPVWTHETETAVAGAPAVDRAEDRERRGWGADPDETEIDLLSLDDAEMDEGVSDRDRVYVGTAAGTVIALEAGTGEKLWNAPTSGAVVDGPTVADGRVYVADEDGTLVAFHADTGQSWFTYEIQDGFTSSPTVLPGADATFVGAADGYLHVTDTTFGRRKLRGWLFSKKGVALDGPVRSSPVVAGDVLCIGDATGSLYGVDVSGDAEDCDLDWFVDLERGIAGTPALAADALFVGTDDGRLHCLEWESDRSTP, from the coding sequence GTGAGCGACTGGAACCAGTTCAAGGGCGACCCGCACCGTTCGGGCGTCCGCCGCGACACAGCGGGACCGAACCGCGTTACGGAAGTCTGGACGGCCGACCTCGTCGGCCCGCCGGGGTCGCCGGTTCTCGACCGCGACACCGTCTTCGTCGGCACGCGGCGGGGCGACTGCTACGCCCTCGAGCGCGAGACCGGCCGCCGTCGCTGGACGGTCGAGACGGCGGGTGAAGTCGAGACGGCACCGGTCGTCGGGCGCGACGGTCTCTACCTCGCCGTCGGTGACGGAACCGTTCGCGCACTCGACCCCAGGACCGGCGAGCAGCGCTGGGAAACCGAACTCGCGGGCGCGCTCGAGTCGCCGCTCGCGCTGTCCGACGGCCTGCTCTACGCCGGCCACGCGGCCGGCCTCTCGGCGCTCGAGGCCGAGACGGGAACCCCCGTCTGGACCCACGAGACTGAGACCGCGGTCGCCGGCGCGCCGGCGGTCGACCGCGCCGAGGACCGGGAGCGACGGGGGTGGGGAGCGGACCCCGACGAAACGGAGATCGACCTGCTGTCGCTCGACGACGCCGAGATGGACGAAGGAGTGAGCGACCGGGATCGGGTCTACGTCGGCACCGCCGCCGGGACGGTGATCGCGCTCGAGGCGGGCACCGGCGAGAAACTGTGGAACGCACCGACCAGCGGCGCGGTCGTCGACGGGCCGACGGTCGCCGATGGACGCGTGTACGTCGCCGACGAGGACGGCACGCTGGTCGCGTTCCACGCCGACACCGGGCAGTCGTGGTTCACCTACGAGATCCAGGACGGGTTTACGTCCTCCCCGACCGTCCTCCCCGGAGCCGACGCGACGTTCGTCGGCGCCGCCGACGGCTACCTCCACGTCACCGACACCACCTTCGGCCGGCGCAAACTGCGGGGGTGGCTGTTCTCGAAGAAGGGCGTCGCCCTCGACGGCCCGGTTCGCTCGAGTCCCGTCGTCGCCGGCGACGTGCTCTGTATCGGCGACGCCACCGGCTCGCTGTACGGCGTCGACGTCTCCGGCGACGCCGAGGACTGCGATCTGGACTGGTTCGTCGACCTCGAACGCGGGATTGCAGGAACGCCCGCGCTCGCCGCCGACGCGCTGTTCGTCGGAACCGACGACGGTCGACTCCACTGCCTCGAGTGGGAGTCCGATCGGTCGACGCCGTGA
- a CDS encoding GAF domain-containing sensor histidine kinase, with product MRDVSNPLAGRLFAAAGLVLSLFHLTNLVGLRGTSVRTLVAVTPLLLSLGLVAVGVLLARGQLLSAWFAGRILAWTCAGVLALSALGAWLFAATVVGGVSLLNPLAAMVNVATFGALVGLLVGIYDVRGLEHQQSIEQLNRINDTLRIATRELVDKTERAELEQAVCNRLSESDPYEAVWIGRYDEGDAHVRPAAWSGFDDEYFKSLEVSVDDSPTGTGPGGRAIKTRELQCVPNVFEDPTMEPWWDQMESHGVESLAVVPIDHGDTVYGFFSIYADRQNVFDDHEREVLAELGETIGHAIASIDARERLGEREHELARQNERLDAFAGVVSHDLRNPLNVATGNLELALEEHDDDSLHQAADALARMDALIGDLLTLARQGKLVDDCTHVPFRPVVEAAWSTVGTSGAVLRIDGDLGVISCDRDRLQQLLENLFRNSLEHGTTNGRPAAGEGAERTDSADPAVTVTVRRTDEGFVVEDDGPGIPAASRQSVFEMGYTTSDSGTGFGLNIVQSIAEAHGWDVSVGESPAGGVRFEFTGLESAELESASS from the coding sequence ATGAGAGATGTTTCCAACCCGCTCGCAGGCCGGCTATTCGCCGCTGCGGGGCTCGTTCTCTCGTTGTTCCACCTGACCAACCTCGTCGGCCTACGAGGGACGTCGGTGCGGACGCTCGTCGCGGTAACCCCCCTCCTGCTGTCTCTCGGACTAGTCGCCGTCGGCGTTCTGCTTGCTCGAGGGCAGTTGCTCTCCGCGTGGTTCGCGGGGCGGATACTGGCGTGGACCTGTGCGGGCGTGCTGGCGCTCTCGGCGCTGGGCGCGTGGCTGTTCGCCGCGACCGTGGTCGGCGGCGTCTCGCTTTTGAACCCGCTCGCGGCGATGGTCAACGTCGCGACCTTCGGCGCGCTCGTCGGCTTGCTAGTCGGTATCTACGATGTCCGGGGGCTGGAGCACCAGCAGTCGATCGAACAGTTAAATCGGATCAACGACACGCTTCGCATCGCGACGCGAGAGCTAGTGGACAAGACGGAGCGAGCGGAACTCGAGCAGGCCGTCTGCAACCGATTGAGCGAGTCCGATCCCTACGAGGCCGTCTGGATCGGCCGCTACGACGAGGGCGACGCCCACGTTCGCCCCGCGGCGTGGTCGGGATTCGACGACGAGTATTTCAAGTCGCTCGAGGTTTCGGTCGACGACAGTCCGACTGGAACCGGCCCCGGCGGGCGCGCGATCAAGACTCGTGAACTCCAGTGCGTGCCGAACGTGTTCGAGGATCCGACGATGGAGCCGTGGTGGGACCAGATGGAGAGCCACGGCGTCGAGTCGCTCGCGGTCGTCCCGATCGATCACGGCGACACCGTCTACGGATTCTTCAGCATCTACGCAGACCGCCAGAACGTGTTCGACGACCACGAGCGGGAAGTTCTCGCGGAACTCGGGGAGACGATCGGTCATGCCATCGCCTCGATCGACGCGCGCGAGCGCCTCGGGGAACGCGAGCACGAACTGGCTCGGCAGAACGAGCGGCTGGATGCGTTCGCCGGCGTCGTCTCCCACGACCTCCGGAACCCGCTGAACGTCGCGACGGGCAATCTCGAGCTCGCGCTCGAGGAGCACGACGACGACTCCCTCCATCAGGCCGCGGACGCGTTGGCCCGGATGGATGCCCTCATCGGCGATCTGTTGACGCTTGCGCGACAGGGCAAGCTGGTCGACGACTGCACGCACGTCCCGTTTCGTCCCGTCGTCGAAGCGGCGTGGTCGACGGTCGGGACGTCCGGGGCGGTGCTCCGGATCGACGGCGATCTCGGCGTCATCTCCTGTGACCGAGATCGACTGCAGCAGCTTCTCGAGAACCTGTTTCGAAACTCCCTGGAGCACGGCACGACGAACGGCCGGCCCGCGGCCGGCGAGGGCGCGGAACGCACGGATAGCGCCGACCCGGCGGTGACCGTGACCGTCCGCCGGACGGACGAGGGGTTCGTCGTCGAAGACGACGGCCCCGGAATCCCGGCCGCCAGTCGTCAGTCGGTGTTCGAAATGGGGTACACGACGAGCGATTCGGGTACCGGGTTCGGTCTCAATATCGTCCAAAGCATCGCCGAGGCCCACGGCTGGGACGTCTCGGTCGGCGAGAGCCCCGCGGGGGGCGTCCGCTTCGAGTTCACCGGTCTCGAGTCGGCCGAGTTAGAGTCCGCCTCCTCCTGA
- the pspAB gene encoding PspA-associated protein PspAB, with amino-acid sequence MGLLDGLRSVLGLRAETDARRDADPEDLFGMSTAYLTMEADLGYKSADVGALCFSGVDSASFRDAVDEVEAILEAGREETGTEFSVTSDDHGYHWVVLRDDDPEDLITSMHFAADTFIERDYGSRLLAAVFAYEKGDAALRHRDGGGEAAEVTEPAYWIYSFRRGRFYPFAPRSGRERDSSAEFKLESTLDGELEIERDKDYWYPLWPSERGTHPWE; translated from the coding sequence ATGGGACTACTCGACGGACTCCGCTCCGTGCTCGGCTTGCGCGCCGAGACCGACGCCAGACGCGACGCCGACCCCGAGGACCTGTTCGGGATGAGCACCGCCTACCTCACGATGGAGGCCGATCTGGGCTACAAGTCGGCCGACGTCGGCGCGCTCTGTTTCTCCGGCGTCGACTCGGCGAGCTTTCGCGACGCCGTCGACGAGGTCGAGGCCATCCTCGAGGCTGGCCGCGAGGAGACCGGCACCGAGTTCTCGGTCACCAGCGACGACCACGGCTACCACTGGGTCGTCCTCCGAGACGACGACCCGGAGGACCTCATCACGAGCATGCACTTCGCCGCGGACACATTCATCGAACGCGACTACGGCTCGCGGCTACTCGCGGCGGTGTTCGCGTACGAGAAGGGCGATGCCGCTTTGCGGCATCGAGACGGAGGCGGCGAAGCCGCCGAAGTGACGGAACCCGCCTACTGGATCTACTCGTTCCGCCGGGGCCGGTTCTACCCGTTCGCCCCCCGTTCGGGCCGGGAGCGGGACTCGAGCGCGGAGTTCAAACTCGAGTCGACACTGGACGGGGAACTCGAGATCGAACGCGACAAGGACTACTGGTATCCGCTCTGGCCCAGCGAGCGCGGGACCCACCCCTGGGAGTGA
- a CDS encoding metal-dependent hydrolase produces the protein MVEPIGHVAMALLFAVPAWLLWGRRPAVTFAVLTQATALFPDVDLFLREHFVHPLLQHHGITHTVPFMLIVGVVFGVGAAYALTPVLNANRLIHSDSITPGTTFVFTTAAFWAGGLSHVAVDLLSAKPDAAIEPLWPLYLDEVVLNVVAYDSTPVNLGLIVTAIVIHVALYRAERYPYETRWSVG, from the coding sequence ATGGTCGAACCGATCGGTCACGTCGCGATGGCCCTCCTCTTCGCGGTCCCAGCGTGGCTCCTGTGGGGGCGCCGTCCCGCGGTCACCTTCGCTGTCCTGACGCAGGCGACGGCGCTGTTCCCCGACGTCGATCTCTTCCTCCGAGAGCACTTCGTGCACCCGTTGCTCCAGCACCACGGAATTACCCACACGGTGCCGTTCATGCTTATCGTGGGCGTCGTCTTCGGTGTCGGCGCCGCGTATGCATTGACCCCGGTCCTGAACGCCAATCGGCTGATCCACAGCGACTCGATCACTCCGGGGACGACGTTCGTGTTCACGACGGCGGCGTTCTGGGCCGGCGGGCTCAGCCATGTCGCGGTGGATCTGCTCTCGGCCAAACCGGACGCGGCGATCGAACCCCTCTGGCCGCTGTACCTCGACGAGGTCGTCCTCAATGTCGTCGCCTACGACTCGACGCCGGTGAACCTCGGATTGATCGTCACTGCGATCGTCATTCACGTCGCCCTCTACCGCGCCGAGCGGTATCCCTACGAGACGCGGTGGAGCGTCGGCTGA